A window of Pirellula sp. SH-Sr6A contains these coding sequences:
- the bioD gene encoding dethiobiotin synthase: MVARSVFVTGTDTDVGKTYVGCLLLEHLTKAGVRARAYKPVASGFAEASGSDGARLWNATACQGDFDSVSPQRFAPPFAPAVAAAMEGKTIDEEQILTGWRAQADRCEFLLIEGAGGLFSPVSRRYTNADLIRTFETSAILVAGWKLGLVHQVVCCLVAARSIGIRFERIVLSEAAPQTDAAAASHLRLLRESLSQDPEWSTLPITEIRHGTTDWPADDIVTR, from the coding sequence TTGGTAGCGAGGAGCGTTTTTGTAACAGGCACCGATACCGACGTGGGGAAGACCTACGTCGGTTGCCTGTTGCTCGAGCATTTGACAAAAGCGGGAGTAAGAGCCCGCGCGTACAAACCGGTTGCGAGCGGGTTCGCAGAAGCCTCTGGCTCCGACGGCGCGAGGCTATGGAATGCGACGGCCTGCCAAGGGGACTTTGACTCCGTTTCCCCCCAACGTTTTGCCCCTCCATTCGCTCCCGCCGTCGCTGCTGCGATGGAGGGGAAAACAATCGATGAAGAACAGATCCTCACCGGTTGGCGCGCTCAAGCAGACCGATGCGAATTTCTATTGATAGAAGGAGCAGGTGGACTTTTTTCTCCTGTCTCGCGCCGATACACCAATGCGGATTTGATTCGGACCTTCGAAACTTCCGCCATCTTAGTGGCGGGATGGAAACTAGGCTTGGTGCATCAAGTTGTTTGCTGTCTGGTCGCGGCGAGATCGATCGGAATTCGGTTTGAAAGAATTGTGCTTTCGGAAGCAGCTCCTCAAACCGATGCTGCGGCCGCCTCGCATCTTCGCCTGCTCCGGGAATCGCTCTCTCAAGATCCCGAATGGAGCACCCTCCCCATTACCGAAATTCGGCACGGCACGACCGATTGGCCGGCCGATGATATCGTGACCCGCTAG
- a CDS encoding methionyl-tRNA formyltransferase, which translates to MRIVLMGTGPFAVPSFEALRQSELEIAAVICRPEVQALSAKKAPPPSPVRLWAQSHELSVHTPTSINDPMTIDWLRSLRADVYVVCDYGQILTSDALSTARLGGINLHGSLLPRHRGAAPVQWTILSGDSIAGVTVIHMTPGLDAGPILAATQTDLLAEENAQELENRLSQIGVEATLQALTTLRNWDPATPSPGVHQDRTLATKAPRLAKGDAELDPRFPCRLLDRQVRGLQPWPGCFANVECSNGSTLRLLIQRAKPIPLDVPLSNLPVGAVLVGASLQRLQTDAPTLSEVKLAVVVGDGLLALEQVQPAGKKSMAAAEFARGYAKQDGMRIAYVGTATKLLERMAQMEIIG; encoded by the coding sequence ATGCGTATTGTACTGATGGGAACAGGGCCATTTGCCGTTCCCAGTTTCGAAGCGCTCCGTCAAAGCGAATTGGAGATTGCGGCTGTGATCTGCCGCCCAGAGGTCCAGGCTCTCTCCGCGAAGAAGGCGCCCCCTCCCAGTCCGGTTCGTCTTTGGGCCCAGTCGCACGAGCTGTCGGTTCACACGCCGACCTCGATCAATGACCCGATGACGATCGACTGGCTCCGATCCCTTCGGGCGGATGTCTATGTGGTTTGCGATTACGGGCAAATCCTAACTTCAGACGCTTTGAGCACCGCGAGACTGGGTGGTATCAATCTGCACGGTTCGCTCCTGCCTCGGCACCGCGGAGCAGCCCCCGTGCAATGGACCATCCTCAGTGGCGATTCCATCGCCGGGGTGACGGTCATCCATATGACCCCCGGACTCGATGCCGGTCCCATCCTCGCAGCGACCCAAACTGACTTGCTCGCCGAAGAGAACGCCCAAGAGCTGGAGAACCGATTGAGTCAAATCGGAGTGGAGGCAACGCTTCAGGCTCTCACAACGCTGCGCAACTGGGATCCTGCAACGCCTTCCCCCGGGGTTCACCAGGATCGGACGCTTGCAACCAAGGCACCGAGGCTTGCTAAAGGAGACGCAGAACTCGACCCTCGCTTCCCCTGCCGTTTGCTCGATCGGCAAGTGAGAGGGTTGCAACCTTGGCCAGGCTGCTTCGCCAATGTGGAATGCTCCAATGGCTCCACCCTCCGCCTGTTGATTCAGCGAGCCAAACCTATTCCCCTCGACGTCCCCCTGTCGAACCTACCTGTCGGGGCTGTGTTGGTAGGGGCTTCGCTCCAACGCCTGCAAACCGATGCGCCTACTTTGTCCGAAGTGAAGTTGGCGGTTGTCGTCGGCGACGGCTTACTGGCGTTGGAGCAGGTCCAGCCCGCTGGCAAGAAAAGCATGGCTGCAGCTGAATTTGCCCGCGGTTATGCCAAACAAGATGGAATGCGCATCGCCTATGTCGGAACGGCGACGAAGCTGCTGGAACGCATGGCTCAAATGGAGATCATCGGATGA
- a CDS encoding Nif3-like dinuclear metal center hexameric protein — MTNLNEVLDFLDCIAPLRTAEDWDNVGLLLGDPKDKVGKVMTCLTITDSVLQEAVGMGIDLLVTHHPLPFKPLQRITSSTTTGRLLLDAARNRIAIYSPHTAWDNADEGINAQLANMVELTQVQPMVRRMVAGTPIGSGRKGAFTEPASMEEIRERLSRHLPEMQWRCTHESNHSIRSMGIMCGGGGSLIAAAKSEGCEALLTGEATYHQCLEAEASGIALLLIGHFASEAFAMKKLATMIAASFPDLLVQASAMERSTF; from the coding sequence ATGACCAACCTGAACGAAGTTTTAGATTTCCTGGACTGCATCGCCCCGCTTCGTACGGCCGAGGATTGGGATAATGTCGGATTGCTTCTGGGCGACCCGAAGGACAAGGTCGGCAAGGTAATGACCTGTTTAACGATCACCGATTCGGTGTTGCAGGAGGCAGTTGGAATGGGAATCGATCTCTTGGTCACTCACCATCCTCTTCCATTTAAGCCGCTACAACGCATCACCAGCTCGACCACTACCGGTCGATTGCTCTTGGACGCAGCTCGAAATCGTATTGCGATCTATTCTCCCCATACGGCATGGGATAATGCGGACGAAGGTATTAACGCCCAGCTTGCCAATATGGTGGAGCTGACACAGGTGCAGCCGATGGTTCGTCGAATGGTCGCTGGGACCCCGATAGGATCGGGCAGGAAAGGTGCTTTCACCGAGCCCGCTTCGATGGAGGAAATTCGCGAACGCCTGTCGCGGCACCTACCGGAAATGCAATGGAGATGCACCCACGAATCGAATCATTCCATTCGCTCGATGGGGATCATGTGCGGTGGCGGAGGGAGTCTGATCGCTGCGGCGAAAAGCGAGGGCTGCGAGGCATTGCTAACGGGAGAAGCAACCTACCACCAATGCTTGGAGGCAGAAGCGAGCGGGATCGCTCTTTTGCTGATCGGGCACTTCGCCAGTGAAGCCTTTGCAATGAAAAAGCTCGCGACGATGATCGCCGCGAGCTTTCCGGATCTTTTGGTTCAAGCGTCCGCGATGGAACGCTCCACATTTTAG
- a CDS encoding M13 family metallopeptidase, translating into MKKQLLRLALATVLSLGTLWATPSGSLWAQQSGIDIENISKEIPPSEDFFRHINDIWLKNTPIPDDQSNYGAFTALDLETKDAIRKLIEEASQAPNSTSIARQVGGLYKSYTDLATRNVSGIKPIEPMLAEIQKVADKKGLLSLSGKLSKLGISNLFGVYIDSDARRSDQYAIYVNQGGTGLPDRDYYLDEKFSKFLGEYRKYVATMLAELKWPNASDVANKIVDLEVELAKSQWDKEQLRDPIKQYNKMPMADFAKSMPAIDWNAYATATGLPSDTDLIVGQPSFFQALSGLVEKADLETLKAMFAFQTLNTFAPILTEELEKKHFAFFDTTLSGVEEQEPLERRAVNACNGLLAMPVGQLYVEKYYTQEAQQKMDHLIQNLLKAFEIRIKNLEWMGEGTKKEALQKLSMFTPKVGFPRKWKDYSSVEITPSNVVANVSQIAEFEHNYALAKLGKPVNRDEWYMGPQTVNAYYNPTMNEIVFPAAILQPPFFNLDADDAVNYGAIGAVIGHEISHGFDDSGAKFDGKGNLRNWWTQNDEAEFEKRSQQLVAQYNAYEPLPGMNLNGKFTLGENIGDLGGLSVAFTAYQLSLEGKKSPVIDGLTGEQRFFAGWAQVWRRKYREPELKKRLANDPHSPSQYRCNGIVSNLDAFYEAFSIPVGSPMYIAPEKRVRIW; encoded by the coding sequence ATGAAGAAACAGCTCCTTCGATTGGCGTTGGCTACCGTTCTCTCGCTGGGAACGCTATGGGCCACACCCTCTGGATCGCTTTGGGCGCAGCAGTCGGGTATCGATATCGAGAACATCAGCAAAGAGATTCCTCCCAGCGAAGATTTCTTTCGTCACATCAACGATATCTGGCTCAAGAACACACCGATCCCTGATGACCAATCCAATTATGGGGCGTTCACCGCATTGGATTTGGAAACGAAGGATGCGATCCGTAAATTGATCGAAGAGGCGAGCCAAGCCCCCAACTCCACCTCGATTGCCCGGCAAGTCGGCGGCCTTTACAAATCCTACACCGACCTCGCGACACGGAATGTGTCGGGAATTAAGCCGATCGAACCGATGTTGGCGGAGATCCAAAAAGTAGCGGACAAGAAGGGTCTACTGAGCCTATCTGGAAAGTTAAGCAAGCTTGGAATTTCGAATCTTTTTGGCGTTTACATCGATTCCGACGCGCGACGATCGGACCAATACGCCATCTACGTCAATCAAGGTGGAACGGGACTCCCCGATCGCGATTATTACCTCGACGAGAAGTTCAGCAAGTTTCTCGGCGAGTACCGCAAATACGTTGCCACCATGCTGGCAGAGTTGAAATGGCCCAACGCTTCCGACGTCGCGAACAAAATCGTCGATCTGGAAGTGGAGTTGGCCAAGTCGCAATGGGATAAAGAACAACTGCGCGATCCCATTAAGCAGTACAACAAGATGCCGATGGCTGACTTTGCCAAGTCGATGCCAGCGATCGACTGGAATGCATACGCGACCGCCACGGGATTGCCGTCCGACACCGATTTGATCGTCGGCCAACCCAGTTTCTTTCAGGCCTTGAGCGGTCTGGTGGAGAAAGCAGATCTGGAAACCTTGAAGGCGATGTTTGCCTTCCAAACGCTCAACACTTTCGCACCCATCCTGACCGAGGAATTGGAGAAGAAACACTTCGCATTTTTTGACACGACGTTGAGTGGCGTCGAGGAGCAGGAGCCTTTAGAGCGACGCGCCGTCAATGCTTGCAACGGACTGCTGGCCATGCCCGTCGGGCAGCTCTATGTAGAGAAGTACTACACGCAGGAAGCCCAACAAAAGATGGATCATTTGATCCAGAATTTGCTCAAGGCGTTTGAGATTCGGATCAAGAATCTTGAATGGATGGGAGAGGGAACGAAGAAAGAAGCGTTGCAAAAGCTTTCGATGTTCACTCCGAAGGTGGGTTTCCCTCGCAAGTGGAAGGACTATTCGTCCGTCGAGATCACCCCTTCCAACGTCGTCGCCAACGTTTCCCAGATCGCCGAGTTCGAACACAATTACGCATTGGCGAAACTTGGTAAACCTGTCAATCGGGACGAGTGGTACATGGGACCTCAAACGGTCAATGCTTACTACAACCCAACGATGAATGAAATCGTTTTCCCTGCTGCGATCTTGCAACCTCCTTTCTTCAATCTCGACGCAGACGACGCGGTCAACTACGGCGCTATCGGAGCGGTGATCGGTCACGAAATCAGCCATGGATTCGACGACTCAGGAGCCAAATTCGATGGAAAGGGAAACCTTCGCAATTGGTGGACACAGAACGATGAAGCGGAATTTGAAAAGCGGTCGCAACAACTCGTTGCGCAATACAATGCCTACGAGCCCTTGCCGGGGATGAATCTCAATGGCAAGTTCACGCTGGGCGAGAACATCGGAGATTTAGGAGGTCTCAGCGTCGCCTTTACCGCTTACCAGCTTTCGCTCGAAGGGAAAAAATCCCCCGTGATTGATGGCCTGACCGGAGAGCAACGGTTCTTCGCAGGTTGGGCCCAAGTCTGGCGTCGTAAGTACCGCGAGCCGGAGTTGAAAAAGCGATTGGCTAACGACCCTCACTCTCCAAGCCAGTATCGATGCAACGGGATCGTCTCGAACTTGGATGCGTTCTACGAGGCCTTTTCGATTCCCGTCGGTTCTCCCATGTATATCGCTCCAGAAAAGCGGGTTCGAATTTGGTAG